The Triticum aestivum cultivar Chinese Spring chromosome 3A, IWGSC CS RefSeq v2.1, whole genome shotgun sequence genome includes a region encoding these proteins:
- the LOC123057213 gene encoding nascent polypeptide-associated complex subunit alpha-like protein 1 has translation MTSADEPLESHWLLRAQLEEHNIEGDEPIVEDDDDDDEDDDEDEDEKDDDGVAGVDASGRSRQSRSEKKSRKAMEKLGMKAITGVSRVTIKKNKSVLFVLSKPDVFKSSNSDTYVMFGEAKIEDLSTQLHSQAAEQFKAPSPSSVISKGEPSMAAAHDDEEVDETGVDKKDVELVMTQASVPRSRTVKALKAAGGDIVSAIMELTN, from the exons ATGACGTCAGCAGATGAGCCACTGGAGTCGCATTGG CTGCTCCGCGCCCAGCTCGAGGAGCACAACATCGAG GGAGATGAGCCTATcgttgaggatgatgatgacgacgatgaggacgatgatgaggatgaggatgaaaaagatgacgatgGCGTTGCGG GAGTTGATGCTAGTGGAAGATCTAGGCAGAGTAGGAGCGAGAAGAAGAGCAGGAAAGCCATGGAGAAGCTTGGCATGAAGGCCATTACTGGTGTGAGCCGTGTAACTATCAAGAAGAACAAGAGC GTTTTGTTTGTCCTCTCCAAGCCAGATGTCTTCAAGAGCTCAAACTCAGATACCTACGTCATGTTCGGGGAGGCCAAGATTGAGGACCTGAGCACTCAGCTGCATTCACAAGCGGCGGAGCAGTTCAAGGCGCCGAGCCCGAGCAGCGTCATCTCGAAGGGCGAGCCGTCCATGGCAGCAGCCCATGACGACGAGGAGGTTGATGAGACTGGTGTTGACAAGAAGGACGTTGAGCTCGTGATGACGCAGGCCTCCGTGCCGAGGTCCAGGACTGTGAAGGCACTCAAGGCTGCGGGCGGTGACATTGTCAGTGCCATCATGGAGTTGACTAACTAG